AGCGGGCGAGATGCAGCAGCCAGGATTCCGAGGGGGATTCCTCGATGACGAATTCTGGCGAAATCGTGAAGGCTTCCAAGGCCTCGATGGAAAGCACGCGCGTCGGGGTCGCGAAGTCCCATCGGCGCTCGTCCAGGAGAGTGTCCAGTCCTTCCTGAACACCCTCGCAGACTTTGATGCAGGGCTCCACGGCCCGATGCCTGTACCAGGCTTCCACGCGACCGACCGCGTAGCCAAGTGCCATCCCGGGATCGCCCAGGGCTAGACAGGAATTGGCGCGCCGGGTGAAACCCTCGTTTTCGCGCAGGATCCAGTCGCCGAGGTGCTCCTGGGCGCGGCTGGGCCAGGTGCGGTGGGTCAGAAGTTCGCAGGCGATGATGCGGTCGATGGGCGCGATTTCCACCTTTGGAAGTTAGATCGACCTAGCCGTGCCGCGGGAGGCGAACAAAAAAGCGCCACCCCCGGAATGAGGCGACGCTTGGTGGCTCGAACGGATCCGCGCGTAGGCGGATCGGTCGTGTTTACTTGACGCGGAACTCGATGCGACGATTCTTGGCGCGACCGGCATCGGTCTTGTTGTCGCCGATGGGTTGGGCCGGGCCGTATCCCTTCGAGACCAGCTGCTTGGCGGGAACGCCCAGCTTCACCAGGTAGGCCTGAACCGACTTCGCGCGCTTGGCGGACAGAGCTTGGTTCTTGCCCGCATTGCCCGAATTGTCGGTGAATCCGGCGACTTCGATCTTGGAGGCGGGGGCCGCCTTGATCGCACGAGCCGCCTGCGCGAGATTCGGTGCGCTGGAGGAGTCGATGTCGGCGGATCCGGCCTTGAAGAGGATGCCTTCCAAGGTCAGCTTGGCGCCTTTCTCGATCTTGATCTCCTGGCAACCCGTGGCGTCCACCTTGACGCCGACCGCGGTGTTGGGGCACTTGTCCTGGAAATCGGCGACGCCGTCCTTGTCGGTGTCCACTGGGCAACCCGTGGCATCCACCTTGACGCCGGCAGGGGTGCTGGCGCACTTGTCTTGGAAGTCGGCGACGCCGTCCTTGTCGGTGTCCACTGGGCAGCCTGTGGCATCCACCTTGACGCCGGCAGGGGTGCTGGCGCACTTGTCCTGGCCGTCGGCGATACCATCCTTGTCGGAGTCGGCGGGGCAGCCGGAGCCATCCACCTTGACACCGGCGGGGGTGTTGGCGCACTTGTCCATCGGATCCAGAACGCCGTCCAGATCGGAGTCCACCTTGACGATCGCGGCGGGCTTGACGGTTTCGACCATTTTCGCGACCGGGGCGACCTTGGGGACTTCCGGCACGGAAACCGAAGGCAGGCCGAAGCGGTAGGTGACACCCACGCCCGCGCGCAGGAGTTCATCGCGCTTGTCGTAGAAATCGTCGGCGGTGGCGATGCCGTCGAGCTTGTCCCAGTCGACGGAGTGTACGCGGGTTTCGGCGAATCCTGTCACGGAGATCTGGCGGGTGATCAGCCATTCCACGCCCAGTTCGATGGGCATGTAGAAGTTGTAGTCCAGGTCGTAGACTTCGCTTCCGGACCACTTGACGGTTCCGAAATCCGTCGAGACGCCCGACGCGAGGTAGGGGCGGATGTTTCCGAGAACCTCGAAAGGATGTTGAAGAACGCCTTGGATTCCGATGTTGGAGAAGTACTCCGTACGGAATTCAGTCGAGCCGTTGGAAATGTTGCCGAACCCGCCGATCAGGCGCGCACCGATGCACTCGGTGGGATGGTATTCGGCGTGGGCCCGGAAGTAGGGCATCGAGTTGTCGCCGAAGGAGCCATCGTAGTACTGGCCGCCAGCGGCGATGCCCACACCGATGGTGTTCTTGAGCTGGATGGGATCGGCGGAGACGGCGAGACCGGCACTGGCAAGCAGTGAGGGCAGGAGGAGTGAGAGTTTCATTGCGTGGTTGGCTTTCAACGAGGGCCGGCAAGCTCGTGCCGGAGGTGTGATCGATGTTTCCAGGAGGTTGCAGGTCTCCCGAGCCAAGAATCTCTAAGTTAGAGCCTCGAAATTCAATGGCGTCGAAAACTCTAGTATTTTTCGGAGCTAGCTGGAAACCGTTGCGAATTCACCAACGCCAGAGCTTGTGGTTGAGGCGCAGTGTCCATCGGTTGCCCACGAGAATTGCGGGATGGGTGTTGTTGTCTTGCGTGGAGTTTCCCATGCGAGCAGGTATCGACCACCTCGATCGATCGTGCGTGGGCCTCAAAAACTTTTTGTCACACCGACTTCCCGGCAGTAAGATGAACTTTGCTTGCCTCCATTCGGTTTCGGAGGCTGCTTCAAGCCCCAAAGGAGGGAAGCCGTGTGTCCTGAAGCCCATGCATTGGTCAAGATTTGGATCGCAGCGCTGCTGTTGACCGCAGGTGCCGATCGCACCCACGCCCAGCTTGCCAAGGGCGGCACGAAATTCCTGGGCAACATCACCAGTCGCGACGACAGCTACCTGGATGCCGTCAAGCCGGATTTTCTCCAGTACTGGAACCAGATCACGGCAGAAAACGTCTGCAAGTGGGGATCCGTGGAGGGGACCCAGGGACAGAAGAATTGGGCGCGCTGCGACAGCGTGTATCGTTACGCCAAAAAGCACCAGATTCCCTTCAAGTACCACACTCTGGTGTGGGGGAGCCAATACCCGTATTGGATGGACAACCTGGCCAAGGACAAACAGCTCGCCGCGGTGGTGGATTTCATGGATTCGGCCGCGGCGCGCTATCCGGAAGCGGAACTGATCGATGTGGTGAACGAGCCCTACCATGCCTTCCCCAAGTCGTGGGCGCTTTGCTTGGGGGACACGTCGATAACAAATCCTGTCTGGATCGTGAAGTCCTTCCAGATGGCCCGCAAACGATGGCCCAAGGCGAAGCTGGTGCTCAACGACTACAACAACTTCCGGTGGGACGTGGACAAGTTCATCCAGATCGTCCAGGCCGTGCAGAAGATCGATCCCGCCTTGATCGACGCGATCGGATGCCAGGCCCACGACTTGGGCGCCACCACCGGCCAGTACGTCAATCCGGAAATGACCGCAAGCGACTTGGCTGCCGTCTTGAAGAAGCTGCACGATGGCACGGGACTTCCCATCTACGTGTCGGAGCTGGATTTGTCGTATGAAGACGACCAGACCCAACTTGCCGCCTACAAGTCGCTGTTTCCCGTGATCTGGGAATCCCCGTACGTGGCGGGGGTGACGATCTGGGGTTACATCTACGGGAAGACCTGGGAGCAAGCGAAGTTCTCGGGGCTGATCAAGAACGAAGTGGATCGTCCCGCCTTCACCTGGCTCAAGCAGTACGTCAAGGACAACCCCAATCCCCCCAGTCCCACATCGGATGTCAAAAAACGTCTGGGCGTGGGCGCCTCGACCGGACCTAAAGGATTGACGGTGCGGTCCATCGAAGGGCGGCTGGAGATGGGTGTGGTGCGCGAGGGACGGTTCCAACGCATCGGGGTGAACGGACGCGATTGATCCCTACAAACGAAGCCCCGATAGTTCGATCCCAGGGATGGGGCGGAAGTGCTTGATGTTCGCTGTGCACAGCGGTTCGGCGGACTCGACGGCCGTGGCGGCGATGATGGCGTCTACCGCGCGGACTCCGTGGCTCAAGGCGAGTTGTTCCACGTACACGGCGGCGCGATGGCCGATCGATTCGGTGAGAGGGAGCACTCTGAATTCGAATTCAGCCAAGAAGGAGCGCAAGACTTGCGCTTCCCGCTTGTCCCGCACACCCTGCATTAGCTCCATCTGGGTGAGGATCGAGATCCTGCGCCGCGGCGCCGACTCGATCGCCTTTGCTGCTTTCAGATTCCCTCGCTGGACCCAGATCAGGACATCCGTATCAAAGAGCACGGAAGCGTCCCCCGCGAAGGCGATCCATCACCTCGTTTACGGATTCTTCCGATTCCTGCTTGCTCGAACCGAAGAAGGGATGCGATGCCACGGAAGTGGATGTGGCCCCTCCTTCGGGGATGATACGGCCCTTCAGTTTGCCGTGATAGAGAACACGCACTTCCTCCCGGCGGTCCAAAGCCTCCAAAACGCTGGCCATTCGGTAGCGCAGATCAAGAACGGTGGCGTCCATGGTGACTCCTGAAAAATGGATATCATAACTATACATTTTCAGGAGTCACCGGGTCATACCCTACGCCAACCGGGCGCTGATCGATTTGCGACGCACCCCGTTCAGGGGCTTTCCTACGCCGGCTTGGCGACGATGTTCACGATCTTGCCGGGCACCACGATCTCCTTGACGATCACCTGGCCTTCCAGGAACTTCTGCACCTTGGCGTTGGCCTTGGCCAGCGCCAAGAGTTCGTCCTTGGTGGCGGTCTTGGACACCTTCGCGTTGTCGCGGAGCTTGCCATTGACCTGAAGGGCGATCTCCACCGAGTCTTCTTCCGCCTTGGAGGCTTCGCCCACGGGCCAGGGCTGGTAGGAGAGGACGGAGGTCTTCCCCAACAGGCTCCAAAGCTCCTCGGCCAGATGCGGCGCGAAGGGCGAGAGGAGCTGGACCAGAGTCTCGGCTGCCACCGCAGGTACCGTGCCGGTTTCGAACAGTCCGTTCACGTAGACCATCAGCTGCGAGATGGCCGTGTTGAAGCGCATCCCTTCGATGTCTTCCTGGACCTTCAGGATGGTCTGGTGGCGCAGACGTTCCAGTTCGACGGATTCCGTGTTGGCCAGCGGCTTGAGCACCAGGTTCTCGGCGTCTTCGTCCACCAACAGGCGCCAGACGCGCGACAAGAAACGGTGCACGCCTTCGATGCCGTTGGACTGCCAGGGCTTGGCGCGATCCAACGGGCCCATGAACATCAGATACAACCGCATGGCGTCCGCGCCGTGGCTGGCCACGACTTCGTCCGGCGTCACCACGTTGCCCAAGGTCTTGGACATCTTGGCCACGATCTGATTGAGCTTCTCGCCGGTTTCCTTGTGGAACCAGCCGCCGTCGCGTTCTTCCACAAGGCTCGATTGGACGGTGGCCTTGCGGGCGTCCTCGTAGGCGAACGCCAGGATCATGCCCTGGTTGTAGAGCTTGTGGAAGGGTTCGGCGTGTTCCACCACTCCCAGATCGAACAGCACCTTGTGCCAGAAACGGCTGTACAGCAAGTGGAGCACCGCGTGTTCGGCGCCGCCCACGTACAGGTCCACCGGCAACCAGTATTTGGCCAGCTCGTTGTCGATCAACGTCTGCGCGTTGCGCGGATCGATGTAGCGGATGTAGTACCAGCAGCTGCCCGCCCATTGCGGCATGGTGTTGGTTTCGCGTCGCCCTTTGCGCCCGGTGACAGGATCCGTTACGTTCAGCCAATCGGTGGCGTTGGCCAGAGGCGATTCGCCGGTGCCAGAGGGCTCGAAGCGTTCCATTTCCGGCAAGCGCACGGGAAGCTCGGAATCGGGGACCAACGAGATGGTGCCGTCTTCCCAGTGGATGAGCGGGAAGGGTTCGCCCCAGTAGCGCTGGCGGGAAAAGAGCCAGTCGCGCAGACGGTAGTTGACCTTGGGCTCGCCCGCCCCCTTGGCGGCCAGGAAGGCGGTGATCTTCTCGACAGATTCTGTCAATCCAAGTCCGTCCAGCGAGATCTCGCCGTTGGAGCTGTTGATGTGGGGGCCGTCCTCTTCCCAGCATTCGTCCGGCTTGCCACCATCCAGCACGCGGATGATGGGCAGGTCGAACGTCTTGGCGAATTCCCAGTCGCGGGAATCGTGGGCGGGTACGGCCATGATGGCGCCGGTGCCGTAGGTGGCCAGTACGTAGTCGGAGATCCACACCGGGATTTCCACACCGTTGACCGGATTGACCGCCTTGGCTCCGGTCCAGACGCCGGACTTGCCCTTGGCGAGATCCGTCCGTTCCAGGTCGGATTTGCGCGCGGCCTGTTCCTGGTAGGCCTTGACCTCGGCCAGCTGCGCAGGGGTGGTGATCTGGGCCACCAAGGCGTGCTCGGGGGCCAGCACCATGTAGGTGGCGCCAAACAGGGTGTCCGGTCGGGTGGTGTAGACGCGGATTTTGTCCGCGCTTTTGCAAACCTGGAAATCCACTTCCGCACCGTGGCTCTTGCCGATCCAGTTGCGCTGCATCTCCTTGATGGCGTCCGGCCAGTCCACCAATTCCAGATCTTCGATCAAGCGTTCCGCGTACAGCGGGATGCGCAGCATCCACTGCTTGAGGGGGCGCTTGACCACCGGGTGGTTGCCTTCCACCGAGCGGCCTTCGCCGGTCACTTCCTCGTTGGCGAGCACGGCCTTCATGGCCTCGCACCAGTTCACGCTCACCTCGGCCGTGTAGGCCAGGCGCTTGGATCCGACAAATTCCGCCACGGCCTTCTCGCCCTGGGCCAACACGTTGGAAGGGATCTCCAACTGGGAGATGGGGCGGCCCTTGCGGGTGGTGGGATCGTACCAGGTCTCGTAGAGCTTGGAGAAGATCCACTGGGTCCAGCGGTAGTAGCTGGGGTCGGTGGTGTCCACTTCGCGGTCCCAGTCGTAGGAGAGTCCCAGCGACTGGATCTGGCGACGGAAGGTGTCCACATTGGTCTTGGTGGTGATGGACGGATGGGTGCCGGTGCGCAGGGCGTATTGCTCGGCAGGCAGTCCGAAGGCGTCCCAGCCCATGGGGTGCAGGACATTGAATCCGCGCATGCGCTTGTAGCGGCTCACGATGTCCGTGGCCGTGTAGCCTTCCGGGTGGCCCACGTGCAGGCCGGCGCCGGACGGGTACGGGAACATGTCCAGGATGTACGCCTTGGGCTTGGAGCGATCGAGGGTATCGAGTCCAGGGGTGCGGAATGTTTTCTGGTCGAGCCAGACCTTCTGCCATTTGGGTTCGATGGACTGCGGATTGTAACGAGGCAAGGTCGGCTCTCCGGTCGAAAGGATGGTAAGGGTGGAAATTTAACCCTTCGGCGACCGGCCAGCGGTGGGGAGTGCCTGGATTCAGGTTGGATTGCGGGGAGGATTCGGTTCCTGCGATGGTATTGTTTGGAATCCGGTCTCATGGCCAGGAAAGGAGGCGCTAAATAATGACCATTCTGGCATCCATTTGGTTGCAAGCCATGATTCAAGCGGGCACGGAACTCGACACCTTCGGGATCGAGATGTTCCAGCCCACTTTTGCCAACAGCAAAGCCTGGAGCTCCGCCCACTGGGCCAACGGCAAGGTACGCAACCTCAAATACGCTGCGGATCCGTCCGATCCCACCGGTTGGACAGAAGACCACAGTGGCAGCACTGATGGGTTCATGATCGATGGCGCGGGCGTTCTGCGGTTGTCAGGTGGGTCGCCGCGCTTTCATCTGAACTCCCTCAAGACCTCCGGCACTGGCTCCCAGTTTTTCCTGAACACGGAGTTCACGGCCTACTACCGCCACTGGGGGAACACGGCCACCGATTACGGTGGCCTTGTCGTGGGCGCGCGTAGCGGACCTTTGGGCCATGCTTCTTCCGGTGGCAACGATTGCGACGCCACCTCCTACTATGCGCGGTTTCGCAACGATGGCAAATGGGATTTCGAGAAGGAACTCAAGCATCCCACGAGCGACTACTGGTCGGCTGGGGGATTTCACACGCAAAGTCCGCTGTGGGGTGGAGCCCGCCTTCCCACGCGTCGGTGGATCGGGATGAAGTATCTCGTGTGGAACCGGCCAGATGGGAAAGGCGTGCATCTGGAATCCTGGATCGATTCCGTCTCGGCAGGAGATGTGACAAAAGCTGTCTGGAGGAAGGTGGGGTCTGTGGAAGATACCGGTACCTTCGCGGCGGCACCTTCGACGATTTCGGGCTGCACTTACACCGACGAAAAAACCATCATCACGCAGGGGCACGGGACTTTCCTATGGCGCACGGATGGCGATACGGCGGAGTACAAGAACGTGACGCTGCGCGAGATCGTTCCGCCGTCGGATCCGGCGGCTGTCCTGCACAGATCGGCACGGGATCCCGCTGGACGGCCCGCAGTGCGCATGTTGCCGGACTTCCTTGGGAAGGGTGAGGGTGCGGTGACGCCGCAGGGGCGCTTGACGCGCTGATCTTTTTTGCTGCGCCGGGCTTTCTTTCAACTGCGTTGGGCGTATTCCAGGCGCGGGCCTGGGGCCGTATCTTTCGGCTGGCGCTGGGCCAAATCGGACGCGGGTCCGATGCCGTTTTTCCAGGCGCGGGCCTGGACGCCGTTCCCGGGTGCGTCGGCACCCGGACCCCGACCAAAGGGGCTCCGGCGCCCCTTTGGATACCGCCGCCGGGGGACACTCGCTGGAACGGCCATGCCACTGGGGCCAGGTGGGTGATGGGAGTGGAGGGCTGATCCATTGGCAATGGCATCAGGGACGCGATCGATATCGCCGGATCCATTGGCCGTTCCATGAAACGTGTCCCCCGGACCCCCGTCAATCTGGCTGGATTGCCAGTTTGTCTGCGCCATCTTGATGCCGAATTGGTCGGATCGCCGATGGCGATGGTCGGGTTCGGGAGAAGCTGTTCCGATGAGGGGCGGGATCGTACTTTCCAGGTTGTCACCATGAATGTTCCCTGGAAAAGAGTGCTGCTCGGTGTTGGGCTTATGGTCTATGGGCTGTTTGCCCTGGATTGGATGTCCGTTGTGGAAATGAAAGCCGCCGGCCTCAAGACCGCGGTGTACCTGGGTGCATTGATTTTGTCGCCGATTTTTGTCGTGTTGGGGATCTGGTTTCTTCGTGGACTCCAAAGATTGGTTCTGGTGCCTGCGATCCTGCTGTTGCTGCTTTCGGCGTTCGTCGGGCCTTTGGATTACCTCAACCGGATGTCTCCTTGGGAAACCCAAACCGTTCTCTTTGTCCACGGACATTTCAAATTTCTGCGCGTGGAGCAGCAGGTCCAAAACTTTGGTTCGTTCGGGTATCGTGACCGCACCGTGAAGGTGGCCCGATTGGCGGGCCTTTTCGCCGTCCCTTTTGCCTTCGATCCCGCGGAGACCAGCGTGCCGGAATGGATCCCGGTCAACGAAGACATCAACGAAGCGAATTGGAAGTAGAAGGGGTCAGCAATCCCGGTCTCCTGGAGTGCTCAATCACAAAAAATGGCATCGCCCCGAACTGGCGATGCCGGTTGTTTTGCTGCTGGTCCCGCCAGCATAGGGACGCAAAATGTTGCGTCCCTGACGATGGCGGGACAGACACGGCGATGCAATGCCGCTACGGCGCCGAGATCACCCGCTGCTGCGCACGTCCATCGACGATCGCCCGCAGGACGAAGCTTCCACGTCCGAGGTGGGTGCGCGAAATCACCGCTTCCGAGCGGCCTTGGCGATGGGTCGCCTGGACCGATGCGACACGATGTCCGCGAAGATCGAGGATCTCCACTTGTGCATCCGCTCCGGTTGGGTTGGCGAAGGATACCCGGATCCGCGAGAGGCCTGCATGGACGATCAGGTCGCTGGAAGCCTTGGGTCTTTGGCGAATATTGGTGTTCGGTGTGCCGCCTTGGGAGCGAACCCCGAAGGCACCGACGGAACTTGCCATCATCAACTCGTCGTAGTGGATGTCGTAGAGGATTTCACCGGGGTATCCCACGAACCAGTTCATCATGAAGTTCACGGTTTCCATCGGGAGCATCTTCCCGGTGTCGCCGGGAGGAGGGAGGATCTTCTTGGCGGTGTCGCCCGGGTTCAACGGCGGCAGTGGGTCCAGCAGTTGGGGGCCTGAGGAAAGGTCCAACAGAACGATGGCGTTTCGCATGGCGAAGTAGACGGAATCCGGGTGATGCTTGTTCACGGCGATGCGCGATATTTCCGCGCCACCGGCTCGCTGTCCGGGAATCCGGATGGAGTCGCCTCGGTTGAACGACCAGCCTACCGCCCAATCGGTATTGTCGCCGCCGGCGATGTAGATGGTATCGACGCTGCCGGGGCGCGGCTCCACGTCGCGCACGGGTAGTTGCTTGCGGCCAGGATTGTTCCGCGCATCCAGGCCGGGGATCGAATCCCACGTCTTGCCTCCGTCGGCGGAACGGAAGAGCCAGCCGGGAACGGAGCCCTTGCCCGTGCCCACATAGATCATCTTCGCCTTGCCGTTGTCGGCAACGGTGACCGAATTCACGGGCCGGTTTCCGATGGCGGCCACACTTGCCCAGCTCTTGCCCGTGTCGTAGGAGGCCAGCAATCCACCGTCGTTGGTCTGGTCGCCTTTGGTGGCCGCGTAGATGGTGTCCCGACTGTAGAAACGGATGTCGCGCACCCAGCACCAGTCCTTCCATCCCGGGATGTTCCGGAAGGGGATTTCCATCCAGTCCTCGCGCCGGTGTCCTCCCTTCACCGTTCGTTGGATGCCGTTTCCTGTCGCGGCCACGAGCATGGCGGAATCCCACGGATTGATCGCCACGTCGGAAACCGATCCGGATTGGTCGATCATGATCGGGAACTGGCCATAGGGCGCTTTCCATTTCGCTTCACCCTTCACCGAGGTGTCGGTGTAGGCGCGAGTGAAGGCGAGTCCTGTTCCTGTGGCCAGATACACCCGGTTCAGGTCGCCCGGGAGCTGTGCCACGCGCATGATGGAAAGGGAGGTCATGCCGTCGGTGCCCAGGCGGTAGTTCGGAGAGTCCATCCCGTCGAAGGAAGTCTTGGGGCCCAGTGCGGAGCCGGCAAACCAGATGTTGGTTCCCGGGATGTGGCCGGTGATGGCCGAGACCTGTCCGATTTCGCCGTTGGCCGCCTTCTCCATGCGTTTCCAACTGGTCGCGAGATCGTCGGAATAGTCGTATCCGCTGACCAGCCGGATCCCGGAGGGACCTGGAAGGAAGGAATCCTGGAACACGGCGATCCCCCCGACTTGGGGCGAATTCTGTCCGGGGCCGGTGGTCTGCCGGTAGATTCGTTTCCAGGTCGCCCCGCGATCGGTGCTCAAGAACAGCGCAGGGGGAGGCGTGGGGGAGCCGTTGGGTTGGGCGGCGTTTCCGATCAACATCGTATCCGATGATTTCCCGGCCTGCCACAGCAGCGATACGTTCGAGAGGTGGGTGGTATCCGAAGCCCCGATGGTGTCGGGGATGGCGAGCAATTTCCATGTCTTGCCGGAATCTGTCGTGATCCAGGGTTCACCCGAACCGTTGACGCTGGAGCCCATGTCGGAGGTGGGCTTGGATGCCACCACCAGGACCCGCGAGAAGTCGTCCTTGGCCACCACCACGTTCTGGATGCGGTGTTGCTTGGCCGGGTCCTGCTGGAACATGCCGGCGGAATCGGGGAACGACCATGGTTTCCAGGTGGAGCCCGTGTCCTTCGAGACCAGGAGACCGCCGCCCATTCCCAAAAGGAGCGATCCCCGGTGGATCAAGGCCGTGTTCAGCCCGCCTGGGAAGGGATCCCTCTGGTGGGAGTTGCGCCAGGCCTCGCGCCAGCGACGCTTCAGGATTTCGTCCCAGATGGTGCGGAAGCGTTCTCCGTCGCTGGACAAGGTGAGCGCCCACAAGACCCCGCCTTCTTCGACGGACCTGCACATGGTGATGCCGTCCTGGGACCAGACGTTCATCCCTCGGCCTGCCCAGCCACGCATGTCCGGGCCTTCCATCCACTTCAGCGAATCCTTCGGGAAGGCGGGTTTCCAGGTCCTACCGGTATCGGTGGATGCGAACAGGGACAAAGGTCCCGCGACCGAGGCGAAAAGTTTGCCGTGGGTGCGATCCCATGCGGAAGAAAGGATCGTGCCGCCGTACAATCCCAGATTTTGTCTGGACTCGGCGGGTTCGATCGCGGTGGTGAACGCTGCCGCGGACACGATCGCGGCTGTGAAGGTGCGAAGGATCATGTTGGGACCATCCTTTGGATCCGTGATTGCCGATGCGCCGACCCTGGCGCGGGTTGACCCGACCCTACCATTACAGCACAAGTGGAATCAACCGGGCTTCAGGCAGCCCACGGCCTCGAGCGAGATGGGTTTCCAACCGACCATTTGAATCTGCGTTCGAGGAGAAACCGCCATTTGGAGGTTTTCTCGCCGTCCATCCCTTCATTGGGGGATTGGCCATGCAACCCCACAAAGGTGTACTGCATTCACTCCATCCA
This DNA window, taken from Fibrobacterota bacterium, encodes the following:
- a CDS encoding leucine--tRNA ligase is translated as MPRYNPQSIEPKWQKVWLDQKTFRTPGLDTLDRSKPKAYILDMFPYPSGAGLHVGHPEGYTATDIVSRYKRMRGFNVLHPMGWDAFGLPAEQYALRTGTHPSITTKTNVDTFRRQIQSLGLSYDWDREVDTTDPSYYRWTQWIFSKLYETWYDPTTRKGRPISQLEIPSNVLAQGEKAVAEFVGSKRLAYTAEVSVNWCEAMKAVLANEEVTGEGRSVEGNHPVVKRPLKQWMLRIPLYAERLIEDLELVDWPDAIKEMQRNWIGKSHGAEVDFQVCKSADKIRVYTTRPDTLFGATYMVLAPEHALVAQITTPAQLAEVKAYQEQAARKSDLERTDLAKGKSGVWTGAKAVNPVNGVEIPVWISDYVLATYGTGAIMAVPAHDSRDWEFAKTFDLPIIRVLDGGKPDECWEEDGPHINSSNGEISLDGLGLTESVEKITAFLAAKGAGEPKVNYRLRDWLFSRQRYWGEPFPLIHWEDGTISLVPDSELPVRLPEMERFEPSGTGESPLANATDWLNVTDPVTGRKGRRETNTMPQWAGSCWYYIRYIDPRNAQTLIDNELAKYWLPVDLYVGGAEHAVLHLLYSRFWHKVLFDLGVVEHAEPFHKLYNQGMILAFAYEDARKATVQSSLVEERDGGWFHKETGEKLNQIVAKMSKTLGNVVTPDEVVASHGADAMRLYLMFMGPLDRAKPWQSNGIEGVHRFLSRVWRLLVDEDAENLVLKPLANTESVELERLRHQTILKVQEDIEGMRFNTAISQLMVYVNGLFETGTVPAVAAETLVQLLSPFAPHLAEELWSLLGKTSVLSYQPWPVGEASKAEEDSVEIALQVNGKLRDNAKVSKTATKDELLALAKANAKVQKFLEGQVIVKEIVVPGKIVNIVAKPA
- a CDS encoding GNAT family N-acetyltransferase; this encodes MEIAPIDRIIACELLTHRTWPSRAQEHLGDWILRENEGFTRRANSCLALGDPGMALGYAVGRVEAWYRHRAVEPCIKVCEGVQEGLDTLLDERRWDFATPTRVLSIEALEAFTISPEFVIEESPSESWLLHLARWDGEAPEKAALHASLARRIPCAGFASWQREGEILAVAVAALEEDASHFYDLVVREDVRGQGIGRRFMESLLGWTRSQGASKAFLQVLDSNETAKRLYAHIGFVEHHRYHYRVAPGEAGPTCGC
- a CDS encoding endo-1,4-beta-xylanase, yielding MCPEAHALVKIWIAALLLTAGADRTHAQLAKGGTKFLGNITSRDDSYLDAVKPDFLQYWNQITAENVCKWGSVEGTQGQKNWARCDSVYRYAKKHQIPFKYHTLVWGSQYPYWMDNLAKDKQLAAVVDFMDSAAARYPEAELIDVVNEPYHAFPKSWALCLGDTSITNPVWIVKSFQMARKRWPKAKLVLNDYNNFRWDVDKFIQIVQAVQKIDPALIDAIGCQAHDLGATTGQYVNPEMTASDLAAVLKKLHDGTGLPIYVSELDLSYEDDQTQLAAYKSLFPVIWESPYVAGVTIWGYIYGKTWEQAKFSGLIKNEVDRPAFTWLKQYVKDNPNPPSPTSDVKKRLGVGASTGPKGLTVRSIEGRLEMGVVREGRFQRIGVNGRD
- a CDS encoding type II toxin-antitoxin system VapC family toxin; this encodes MLFDTDVLIWVQRGNLKAAKAIESAPRRRISILTQMELMQGVRDKREAQVLRSFLAEFEFRVLPLTESIGHRAAVYVEQLALSHGVRAVDAIIAATAVESAEPLCTANIKHFRPIPGIELSGLRL
- a CDS encoding type II toxin-antitoxin system Phd/YefM family antitoxin; the protein is MYSYDIHFSGVTMDATVLDLRYRMASVLEALDRREEVRVLYHGKLKGRIIPEGGATSTSVASHPFFGSSKQESEESVNEVMDRLRGGRFRAL
- a CDS encoding OmpA family protein — its product is MKLSLLLPSLLASAGLAVSADPIQLKNTIGVGIAAGGQYYDGSFGDNSMPYFRAHAEYHPTECIGARLIGGFGNISNGSTEFRTEYFSNIGIQGVLQHPFEVLGNIRPYLASGVSTDFGTVKWSGSEVYDLDYNFYMPIELGVEWLITRQISVTGFAETRVHSVDWDKLDGIATADDFYDKRDELLRAGVGVTYRFGLPSVSVPEVPKVAPVAKMVETVKPAAIVKVDSDLDGVLDPMDKCANTPAGVKVDGSGCPADSDKDGIADGQDKCASTPAGVKVDATGCPVDTDKDGVADFQDKCASTPAGVKVDATGCPVDTDKDGVADFQDKCPNTAVGVKVDATGCQEIKIEKGAKLTLEGILFKAGSADIDSSSAPNLAQAARAIKAAPASKIEVAGFTDNSGNAGKNQALSAKRAKSVQAYLVKLGVPAKQLVSKGYGPAQPIGDNKTDAGRAKNRRIEFRVK